The following proteins come from a genomic window of Sinorhizobium fredii NGR234:
- a CDS encoding DUF2092 domain-containing protein, protein MNNSRSNGPPSTARPKRARLASLTFLVALAVSSPALAEGEDAKQILKAMSDYVTSQQHIQLQYDVDIEVITPHVEKLQFASSGHLKLSRPDKLRATRSGGYTDVEVVFDGKTATVLGKDSNTFTQLDARGSIDQMIDRLRTEHYIELPGADLLLSNLYDELVAGVIEAKYIGHGVVDGAECEHLAFRNQETDWQLWVERGNAPIPRKYVITSKTLAAAPQYTLRIKAWDTDTPLDAKAFTFEPPAGAKSVDVTALADIGELPPPAEVMKEQ, encoded by the coding sequence ATGAACAACTCGCGATCGAATGGCCCACCATCGACTGCCCGGCCGAAGAGGGCGCGGCTGGCATCATTGACATTCCTGGTCGCTCTTGCGGTCTCATCCCCTGCACTGGCCGAGGGCGAGGACGCAAAGCAAATCTTGAAGGCGATGTCGGACTACGTCACCAGCCAACAGCACATCCAATTGCAGTATGACGTCGATATCGAGGTGATCACGCCGCACGTGGAAAAGCTTCAGTTCGCCTCCTCGGGCCATCTGAAACTGAGCCGACCCGACAAACTGCGGGCGACACGGAGCGGGGGATATACGGACGTTGAAGTTGTTTTCGACGGAAAGACCGCGACCGTGCTCGGCAAGGACAGCAATACCTTCACCCAACTCGATGCAAGAGGGTCGATCGACCAGATGATCGATCGGCTGAGAACCGAACACTATATTGAATTGCCGGGAGCGGACCTGCTTCTATCCAACCTCTATGACGAACTCGTCGCCGGTGTGATCGAGGCCAAATATATCGGCCACGGTGTCGTGGATGGCGCCGAGTGCGAGCACCTTGCCTTCCGCAATCAGGAGACGGACTGGCAGCTCTGGGTGGAGCGCGGAAACGCACCCATCCCGCGGAAGTACGTCATCACCAGCAAGACCCTCGCCGCGGCGCCGCAATACACCTTGCGGATCAAGGCATGGGATACCGACACGCCGCTCGACGCAAAGGCATTCACCTTTGAACCACCTGCAGGCGCAAAGTCTGTCGACGTCACGGCACTGGCCGATATCGGCGAACTGCCGCCCCCGGCAGAAGTGATGAAGGAGCAATGA